In Labrus mixtus chromosome 3, fLabMix1.1, whole genome shotgun sequence, a single window of DNA contains:
- the r3hdm4 gene encoding R3H domain-containing protein 4 gives MVVLTNNNEEQDYILIEERKCTSLPSSPAKRVSPAKKKQFYINQAIRNSDLTPRAKGKKSLRRLENTRFLANLLEREECSKDDLEVCSNPAIPSIFTEACTNGHYIEPWNDFMNCSGEEQERLLSLLEQEGAQKKTTTKLLKDQRNVNLAFTAQDCFQRIDRRLRTTLRRKQIPIGTVEVLEENLLSFFNAQPHSVYTTNLGSSFERLLLHAVCQYMDLVSASTDYNGSRQTEVVNKQEEFLPPGRLLSAHLEQMS, from the exons CCTGATAGAGGAGCGCAAGTGCACCTCCCTGCCCAGCTCACCCGCCAAGCGAGTGTCGCCCGCCAAAAAGAAGCAGTTCTATATCAACCAAGCCATCCGAAACTCTGACCTCACTCCTCGCGCCAAAGGCAAGAAGAGCCTCCGCCGCCTGGAGAACA CTCGCTTTCTTGCTAATCTACTTGAGAGGGAGGAGTGCTCCAAAGATGACCTTGAAGTTTGCAGTAACCCAGCAATCCCGTCCATCTTCACTGAAGCCTGCACCAACGGACACTACATAGAG CCATGGAATGACTTCATGAATTGCTCCGGTGAGGAGCAGGAAAGGCTGTTGTCTCTGCTGGAGCAGGAGGGAGCCCAGAAGAAAACAACCACCAAGCTCCTCAAAGACCAGAGGAATG TAAATCTTGCCTTTACCGCTCAGGATTGCTTTCAGAGGATCGATCGCAGGCTACGAACAACTCTGAGACGGAAACAAATCCCTATA GGAACTGTGGAAGTACTTGAAGAAAACCTTCTGAGCTTCTTCAACGCTCAACCTCACTCAGTTTACACAACCAACCTCGGCAGCAG ctTTGAGAGGCTGCTGCTTCATGCCGTCTGCCAGTACATGGACCTCGTCTCTGCAA GCACCGATTACAACGGCTCGCGTCAGACTGAAGTGGTGAACAAACAAGAAGAGTTTCTTCCTCCCGGACGTTTGCTGTCTGCCCACCTTGAGCAGATGAGCTGA